The genomic region ACCGCGCTACGGCGCTGATCCCGCGGCACGGCCGGGCCGGCAGCCCGCCCAGCGCGCCTTTTGCCGGTTCCTCTCCGGGTCTCGGTGCGCTTCGTGGCAGGGGGTACGAGAGAGGTCAGGGGGAGGTCCACGTGCCGCGCCGGCGCGCGGGCTAAAAAGGGCCCATCGCAGGGCCTGCTGGCCATCGGGGCCTCGCGGGACCGAATCCGGGGCCTCGGCCCCCTCACCTGGGAAGGCAATCGTCATGACCAAGATCACACACCTCCTGCTCGCGGGTGCCGCGGGCCTGGTGCTCTGCGCCGGCAGCGTGCCGGCGGGGGCTCTCACGATCAGCGCCACGTACTCGAACACCACCACGGACAACGACAACCACGCGGACGAGGACGCCGTCACCGGCTCGAACTGGATCGGGAGCAGCAGCGTCACGATCGCCGACGCGGTAAGCAACTCGGCGACGGTCGAGCGCCGGTTCGCCGGACAGGCCGGCGCGTACAACGACGGCAACATCACCCAGAGCGTCGACGCCACGGTGACGTGGACCGTCACGGCGAGCCCCAACGTCGTCTACAGCATCCTGTTCGCGCCCGAGTTCCACGGCTACGTCAAGATCTACGACGAGCTCGCGGACGAGAGCGGCGATGGGGCCAGCCTCGGCGGATTCAGCGCAT from Deltaproteobacteria bacterium harbors:
- a CDS encoding PEP-CTERM sorting domain-containing protein, with protein sequence MTKITHLLLAGAAGLVLCAGSVPAGALTISATYSNTTTDNDNHADEDAVTGSNWIGSSSVTIADAVSNSATVERRFAGQAGAYNDGNITQSVDATVTWTVTASPNVVYSILFAPEFHGYVKIYDELADESGDGASLGGFSASLMKDALPISASGLGLSGGSRSTGGGNNVDSAGSNTLTGLSGSHVFELRYTGSVVANGANSSIFCADKTSATASWGMDGTMTGECNAPADFFKYSSAGSRDADGLFMPATVTITAVVPEPGTLLLLTAGLVGLGVQGRRRA